The following are from one region of the Syngnathus acus chromosome 10, fSynAcu1.2, whole genome shotgun sequence genome:
- the slc7a8a gene encoding solute carrier family 7 member 8a isoform X1, producing the protein MSDGPRQRGASSKDAADEESRDGGDGGGGGGGGGVALKKEIGLVSACGIIVGNIIGSGIFVSPKGVMENASSVGVALVVWIITGLITAIGALCYAELGVTIPKSGGDYAYVKDIFGGLAGFLRLWIAVLVIYPTNQAVIALTFSNYVLQPLFPTCLPPDIGLRLLAAVCLLLLTWVNCSSVRWATRVQDIFTAGKLLALALIIIMGIVQICKGEYYWLEPANAFEPFQDYDVGLIALSFLQGSFAYGGWNFLNYVTEELVDPYVNLPRAIFISIPLVTFVYVFANIAYVTAMSPQELLASNAVAVTFGEKLLGVMAWIMPISVALSTFGGVNGSLFTSSRLFFAGAREGHLPSLLAMIHVKRCTPIPALLFTCLSTLLMLCTSDMYTLINYVGFINYLFYGVTVAGQIVLRIKQPDMHRPIKINLIWPVIYLLFWAFLLIFSLYSEPVVCGIGLAIMLTGVPVYFLGVYWDNKPKCFDAFVDKLTYVGQRFCLVVYPAQTSDDDEGEEMKEARSPLSKGDDEKHKSADC; encoded by the exons ATGTCGGACGGTCCCAGACAGCGGGGCGCTTCTTCCAAGGATGCTGCCGATGAGGAGTCCCGAGACGGAGGAGacggaggaggcggaggaggaggaggaggggtcgCACTGAAGAAGGAAATCGGCCTTGTGAGCGCCTGCGGTATCATCGTTG GAAACATCATTGGCTCTGGGATTTTCGTCAGCCCAAAGGGCGTGATGGAGAACGCCAGCTCTGTGGGCGTGGCCCTGGTGGTGTGGATCATCACGGGCCTCATCACCGCCATCGGGGCGCTGTGCTACGCCGAGCTGGGCGTCACCATCCCCAAGTCGGGGGGCGACTACGCCTACGTCAAGGACATTTTCGGAGGCTTGGCCGG GTTCCTGCGTCTGTGGATCGCCGTGCTGGTGATTTACCCGACCAACCAGGCCGTCATCGCGCTGACCTTCTCCAACTACGTGCTGCAGCCTCTCTTCCCCACCTGCTTGCCGCCGGACATCGGGCTGCGCCTGCTCGCTGCCGTTTGTCTCC TGCTGTTGACGTGGGTGAACTGCTCCAGCGTGCGATGGGCGACCAGGGTGCAGGACATTTTCACGGCGGGGAAGCTGCTTGCCTTGgccctcatcatcatcatgggcATCGTGCAGATATGCAAGG GGGAGTACTACTGGTTGGAGCCGGCCAACGCCTTCGAGCCCTTCCAGGACTACGACGTGGGCTTGATAGCCTTGTCCTTCCTCCAAGGCTCCTTTGCTTACGGCGGATGGAACTTCCTAAACTATGTCACAGAGGAGCTGGTAGATCCTTACGT GAACCTCCCCCGTGCCATCTTCATCTCCATCCCGCTGGTGACCTTTGTCTACGTCTTCGCCAACATCGCCTACGTCACGGCCATGAGTCCGCAGGAGCTGCTGGCCTCCAACGCCGTCGCTGTG ACCTTTGGAGAGAAGCTTCTGGGTGTGATGGCGTGGATCATGCCCATCTCTGTGGCTCTGTCCACCTTCGGGGGAGTCAACGGTTCCCTTTTCACCTCGTCTAG GTTGTTCTTTGCCGGAGCCAGAGAGGGCCACCTCCCCAGTCTGTTGGCCATGATTCACGTCAAGCGCTGCACCCCCATCCCGGCTCTGCTCTTCACC TGCCTGTCCACCTTGCTGATGCTGTGCACCAGCGACATGTACACGCTCATCAACTACGTGGGATTCATCAACTACCTCTTCTACGGCGTGACCGTCGCCGGGCAGATTGTGCTGCGAATCAAACAGCCTGACATGCACAGGCCCATCAAG ATCAACCTGATTTGGCCGGTGATATACCTCCTCTTCTGGgccttcctcctcatcttctcgCTCTACTCCGAGCCGGTGGTGTGCGGCATCGGTCTGGCCATCATGCTCACCGGCGTGCCCGTTTATTTCCTGGGCGTCTACTGGGACAACAAGCCAAAGTGCTTCGACGCATTTGTCG ACAAGTTGACGTATGTGGGTCAGAGGTTCTGCCTGGTGGTTTATCCAGCTCAGACGTCGGACGACGACGAGGGCGAGGAAATGAAGGAAGCCAGGTCGCCTCTGTCCAAAGGGGACGACGAAAAACACAAATCGGCCGACTGCTGA
- the slc7a8a gene encoding solute carrier family 7 member 8a isoform X2, producing the protein MENASSVGVALVVWIITGLITAIGALCYAELGVTIPKSGGDYAYVKDIFGGLAGFLRLWIAVLVIYPTNQAVIALTFSNYVLQPLFPTCLPPDIGLRLLAAVCLLLLTWVNCSSVRWATRVQDIFTAGKLLALALIIIMGIVQICKGEYYWLEPANAFEPFQDYDVGLIALSFLQGSFAYGGWNFLNYVTEELVDPYVNLPRAIFISIPLVTFVYVFANIAYVTAMSPQELLASNAVAVTFGEKLLGVMAWIMPISVALSTFGGVNGSLFTSSRLFFAGAREGHLPSLLAMIHVKRCTPIPALLFTCLSTLLMLCTSDMYTLINYVGFINYLFYGVTVAGQIVLRIKQPDMHRPIKINLIWPVIYLLFWAFLLIFSLYSEPVVCGIGLAIMLTGVPVYFLGVYWDNKPKCFDAFVDKLTYVGQRFCLVVYPAQTSDDDEGEEMKEARSPLSKGDDEKHKSADC; encoded by the exons ATGGAGAACGCCAGCTCTGTGGGCGTGGCCCTGGTGGTGTGGATCATCACGGGCCTCATCACCGCCATCGGGGCGCTGTGCTACGCCGAGCTGGGCGTCACCATCCCCAAGTCGGGGGGCGACTACGCCTACGTCAAGGACATTTTCGGAGGCTTGGCCGG GTTCCTGCGTCTGTGGATCGCCGTGCTGGTGATTTACCCGACCAACCAGGCCGTCATCGCGCTGACCTTCTCCAACTACGTGCTGCAGCCTCTCTTCCCCACCTGCTTGCCGCCGGACATCGGGCTGCGCCTGCTCGCTGCCGTTTGTCTCC TGCTGTTGACGTGGGTGAACTGCTCCAGCGTGCGATGGGCGACCAGGGTGCAGGACATTTTCACGGCGGGGAAGCTGCTTGCCTTGgccctcatcatcatcatgggcATCGTGCAGATATGCAAGG GGGAGTACTACTGGTTGGAGCCGGCCAACGCCTTCGAGCCCTTCCAGGACTACGACGTGGGCTTGATAGCCTTGTCCTTCCTCCAAGGCTCCTTTGCTTACGGCGGATGGAACTTCCTAAACTATGTCACAGAGGAGCTGGTAGATCCTTACGT GAACCTCCCCCGTGCCATCTTCATCTCCATCCCGCTGGTGACCTTTGTCTACGTCTTCGCCAACATCGCCTACGTCACGGCCATGAGTCCGCAGGAGCTGCTGGCCTCCAACGCCGTCGCTGTG ACCTTTGGAGAGAAGCTTCTGGGTGTGATGGCGTGGATCATGCCCATCTCTGTGGCTCTGTCCACCTTCGGGGGAGTCAACGGTTCCCTTTTCACCTCGTCTAG GTTGTTCTTTGCCGGAGCCAGAGAGGGCCACCTCCCCAGTCTGTTGGCCATGATTCACGTCAAGCGCTGCACCCCCATCCCGGCTCTGCTCTTCACC TGCCTGTCCACCTTGCTGATGCTGTGCACCAGCGACATGTACACGCTCATCAACTACGTGGGATTCATCAACTACCTCTTCTACGGCGTGACCGTCGCCGGGCAGATTGTGCTGCGAATCAAACAGCCTGACATGCACAGGCCCATCAAG ATCAACCTGATTTGGCCGGTGATATACCTCCTCTTCTGGgccttcctcctcatcttctcgCTCTACTCCGAGCCGGTGGTGTGCGGCATCGGTCTGGCCATCATGCTCACCGGCGTGCCCGTTTATTTCCTGGGCGTCTACTGGGACAACAAGCCAAAGTGCTTCGACGCATTTGTCG ACAAGTTGACGTATGTGGGTCAGAGGTTCTGCCTGGTGGTTTATCCAGCTCAGACGTCGGACGACGACGAGGGCGAGGAAATGAAGGAAGCCAGGTCGCCTCTGTCCAAAGGGGACGACGAAAAACACAAATCGGCCGACTGCTGA
- the gmpr2 gene encoding GMP reductase 2: MPRIENDIKLDFKDVLLRPKRSTLKSRSEVDLLRSFMFRNSKGSYTGIPIIAANMDTVGTFEMAKALNNFAVFTTVHKHYSVEDWREFATEHPECLENLAVSTGTGEADFQKMSAILAAVPRLRYICVDVANGYSEHFVHFVKDVRQKFPSHTIMAGNVVTGEMVEELILAGADIIKVGIGPGSVCTTRKKTGVGYPQLSAVIECADAAHGLNGHIISDGGCTCPGDVSKAFGAGADFVMLGGMLAGHSESGGETIEKLGKKYKLFYGMSSEVAMKKHAGVLAEYRASEGKTVEVPFKGPVEVTMRDILGGVRSTCTYVGAAKLKELSRRTTFIRVTQQLNTVFGNDG; this comes from the exons ATGCCTCGCATTGAGAATGACATCAAGTTGGATTTCAAAGATGTGCTACTCCGGCCCAAGCGCAGCACCCTCAAATCCAGGAGTGAG GTGGACCTGCTGAGGAGCTTCATGTTCCGGAACTCCAAGGGCAGCTACACGGGAATTCCCATCATTGCTGCTAACATGGACACAGTGGGCACCTTTGAGATGGCCAAGGCGTTGAACAAC TTCGCGGTCTTCACCACGGTCCATAAGCATTACTCTGTGGAGGACTGGCGGGAGTTTGCGACCGAGCACCCAGAATGCCTCGAG aaCCTTGCGGTCAGCACGGGCACCGGCGAGGCGGACTTCCAGAAGATGTCGGCCATCTTGGCTGCCGTGCCACGCCTGCGCTACATCTGCGTGGACGTGGCAAACGGCTACTCGGAGCATTTTGTGCACTTTGTCAAGGACGTGCGGCAGAAGTTCCCCTCGCACACCATCATG GCGGGGAATGTGGTGACGGGAGAGATGGTGGAGGAGCTGATCCTGGCCGGTGCCGACATCATCAAAGTGGGCATCGGACCAG GCTCCGTGTGCACCACTCGCAAGAAGACGGGCGTGGGCTACCCTCAGCTCAGCGCCGTCATCGAGTGCGCCGACGCGGCCCACGGGCTCAATGGCCACATCATCTCG GACGGGGGATGCACTTGCCCCGGCGATGTCTCCAAGGCTTTCG GTGCCGGCGCGGACTTTGTGATGCTGGGCGGCATGCTGGCGGGCCACTCGGAAAGCGGCGGCGAGACCATCGAGAAGCTGGGCAAGAAGTACAAGCTCTTCTACGGCATGAGCTCCGAAGTGGCCATGAAGAAGCACGCCGGCGTCCTGGCCGAGTACAG AGCGTCTGAGGGCAAGACTGTGGAGGTGCCATTCAAAGGTCCCGTGGAGGTGACCATGCGAGACATCCTGGGCGGGGTGCGCTCCACCTGCACCTACGTGGGTGCGGCCAAGCTGAAGGAGCTGAGCCGCAGGACCACCTTCATCAGGGTCACCCAGCAGCTCAACACGGTCTTCGGCAACGACGGCTGA
- the cideb gene encoding cell death activator CIDE-B, which yields MVSTRGAKSTMRLLKLTLLLLSHTSENKRLAMDATSSLIKSVTKRVWSAPQRPFRVRGPNREAKKGITAGTLEELKERVCQALSLVTLVSLVCEEDGTEVDSDDFLATLPDNAAIVALEPGQTWRPPSGASVSRCQDKSKSKTGKDIASVTLDLYKMNPRDMFGSLSVKATFQGLYSVSADFQCLGPKKVLREALRVASALLNAAGHLLITSASVIRRVIEGVELWQPPQRAHLN from the exons ATGGTCAGCACTCGAGGAGCAAAGTCCACGATGCGCTTGTTAAAGCTGACATTGTTATTGTTAAGTCACACCAGTGAGAACAAGCGACTCGCCATGGACGCAACGTCGTCATTGATTAA GTCGGTAACCAAGCGAGTGTGGTCCGCGCCCCAGCGTCCGTTCAGGGTTCGCGGTCCCAACCGAGAGGCCAAGAAGGGCATCACGGCCGGGACTTTGGAGGAACTGAAAGAGAGG GTCTGTCAGGCGCTGTCGCTGGTTACTCTGGTGTCCCTGGTCTGCGAAGAGGACGGGACGGAGGTGGACTCGGACGATTTCCTGGCGACGTTGCCGGACAACGCCGCCATCGTGGCCCTGGAGCCCGGTCAGACGTGGCGACCTCCGTCG GGTGCCTCTGTGTCCCGATGTCAAGACAAGAGCAAGTCCAAGACGGGAAAAGACATCGCCAGCGTCACCTTGGACCTATACAAGATGAACCCCAGGGATATGTTTGGCTCTTTGAGCGTGAAGGCCACTTTTCAGGGCCTGTACTCGGTCAGCGCCGACTTCCAGTGTCTGGGACCCAAAAAAGTTCTCAG agAGGCCCTTCGCGTGGCCTCGGCCCTCCTCAACGCCGCCGGACACCTGCTCATCACTTCGGCCTCGGTGATCCGCCGCGTCATTGAGGGCGTGGAGCTTTGGCAGCCCCCGCAGAGGGCCCATCTAAATTGA